TATAGCACGATTGCGAACGACGGCGAGTATCTCGAGCCGCGCATGGTGACGAGCATCGAGGATCACAATGGCAACGTGCTCGCGCAATTCGAGCCCGCTTCGCCGGAGCGGGCGTTGTCGGCTGCGGCGGATAGGACGCTGCTCGATGTGATGCGCGATGTCGTGAATCGCGGTACTGGTGCCGCTATCCGTTCGCGTTTCGGCATTCGCGCGGATGTGGCGGGCAAGACCGGCACGACGCAGGACAATGCCGACGGCTGGTTCATCCTGATGCATCCGCAACTGGTGGCGGGTGCGTGGGTTGGCTTCGACGACGGGCGTGTCACGTTGGGCAGCAATTATTGGGGCGAAGGCGCGCATACCGCGTTGCCGATTGTCGGGGATTTCTATCAGCGTGCGCTGCGAGCGCGGCTGATCGATTCGCGAGTGAAGTTTGCGACCGAGGTGCAGCCGAGTCTGTTCGATGAGTTCCGCGACAAACTGAATGCGTGGGTGAGCTATCTGTTTGCATCGAAGCCGAAGACGCAAACTGCGTCTGCACCGGTGCGTCATGTGGCACCGAAGCCGGCGCCAGTTACTCCGCCTTCGGCATCTGTGCCGTCATCCGCATCGTCGGGGACGTCTGCGGCCCTATCGGCTCCTGCAGCTTCAGTGCCGCGTGAAGTGCCGCCTTTGCTCGGCGCCCCTGGCGCAGCTGCATCGGCGCCTGCGGCTGCTTCGAATTCTGGCTCGAGCGCTATACCTCCTGCAGCGGTACTCTCACCGGCATCGGCCGCCGAGTTGATGGGCGTGCCGCAACGCAACGGCGGTTTCCCCGTTGAAGGGCCAGGTTCGTCGCCTACACCCTCGCCGGATGTACCTGAGGGCGATTCTGGGTCGAGCAGGCAGTGAGCCCCGCGCACTTCTACGCGATGTGCGCGGCGAAGCCGACCTGTTCAGGAGCAATCTCAGGTCGAAGCGTGCATTCGGGAATGTCGTATTCGCCTGCATTCTGCTGGCGATACGGTATCGGGTTCGTATTCCAAAGGTCGTCGAGACGTTGTCCGAGTTTGTCGCAGGTTTCCAAAAACCGTTCGTCGTCCATACGGCTGGTCCGATAGACGACGAACGGCGGCAACACGTCGAAGCCGGGGTAATACAGTATCCCGTGCTGAATCGGGAATAACACGTCGTCGATGGGTCCGTTGATACCTCGCGGGCCGTAGTGCGATTCCCATCCACCAGTGGTGACGATCAGCATCGCCCTCTTGCCCGTCATCGAACCTTCTCCGTAGCGGTCGCCCCAGTGAGAGTCGGAATGTTCTCCTACTCCATACGCGAAGCCATACGCGTAGACGCGCTCTACCCAGCCTTTCAGGATCGCCGGCATCGAGAACCACCACAGCGGAAACTGCAGGATGAGTGCATCCGCCCAGCGCAACTTGTTCTGTTCCAGGACGATGTCCTGACTCTGCCTACCGCTCTCGAACGCAAGTCTGGACTCATGCGACGGATCAAAACGCGTACCGGCTGGCCGATCGATGCTGTCGTCCTGGTCGAGCGACGCTTTCCAGTTCATTGCGTACAGGTCTGATACTTGTACCGTATGCCCCGCATCTTCAAGACGCTTGATCGAGAAGTCCTTGAGCGAACCATTCAATGATCGAGGCTCGGGATGGGCATACACGATAAGAATATTCATGACTTGGCCTCCATTGCAAAGAGAGGCAGGATAGGTCTCGGTCGGGTATATTGGAAATGAATATCCAATATTCCAGGTATTACCGTGAATAATCTCAGGCGGCTGGACCTCAACTTGCTAGTCACGCTGGATGTCCTGCTCTCGGAACACAACGTGACGCGTGCAGCTGAGCGGCTGAATTTTTCGCAACCATCGGTCAGCGTGCATCTCGCCAAGCTAAGGGATATCTTTGGTGATCCACTGCTGTTGCCGGGGCCGCGCGGCATGCGGCCTACCGCGAGAGCGGAATCGCTGCGCGAGCCTTTGCGGCAAGCGCTTGAAGCACTGGAGAGAACAGTCGCCCCAGCCAGCCCCTTTGATCCAGCCACGGCGAGTCATACGTGGCGCGTCGCCGCTGCCGACTACGGGGAATCGACGATCCTGCTGCCGGTGTTGGCCGGCTTGCGCTCGGCGGCCCCTGGCACCCGGCTGGCGGTTGTGGAGATGTTTCCGTCGCGCATTGCCAGACAAGCGGAACGGGGGGAGATCGATCTTGCTTTCCATACCAGCGAGGGGTCACCCGCCGGATTGCATCGCCGGGTGCTGTTTGCGGAGCGGTACGTGCTGGTCGGTCGTGCGGGACATCCGCGCCTGAAGCGGCGGCCAACGCTCGCGCAATTCTGCGAGCTTGAGCACGTAATCGTGTCGCAGGACGGCGCCGGGTTCCGTGGCGTTACCGACGAAGTACTTGCAGAAGCAGGAATGTCACGCCGGGTTGTGCTTTCGGTTCCGCACTTTCTCTTCATGATGTCGGTTTTGGCGAGCACAGATCTCGTCGCGATGTTGCCATCGCGCCTGACTCGCAATACGCCAACGTTGCGCGTGGTCGAGCCGCCGCTGGAGGTATCTGGCTACGAGATGGCCATGCTTTGGCATGAGCGCTCCCATCGCGATCCTGCGCATCGATGGTTGCGCGATTACATTGCGGATTCAGTGTGATCTGCGTCGCTGCGGCACGGAATATGCCGCTGCTATTATCTCCCGCACCGCAAACAAACCGCCCTGAGTGGAATGTCCAATGAACGCACCGATCTCCGATGATGGAAATAGCCAACGTGACGGCCCGCGCGCCGACGCGCTCTTCGCTTCGCCTAAGCCGACTTTAGGCGAATTGTTCGGTGCGTTCTTCATGATCGGGCTCACTGGCTTCGGCGGTGTGTTGCCCTGGGCGCGCCGCATGCTCGTCGAGCGCCGTGGCTGGTTGACTGATCGCGAGTTCGCCGAAGTGCTACCACTGGCACAGCTCCTGCCTGGACCGAACGTATCGAACATCGCCACCATCATCGGACGGAAGTATCACGGCGCACTCGGCGCGGTGACGGGTGTATGCGGGCTTTACCTTGCCCCTACGATCATCACCGTAGGCGTCGGCTACGCTTACGCAAGCTGGGGTAACGCGGCCGTTAC
The sequence above is drawn from the Paraburkholderia phenazinium genome and encodes:
- a CDS encoding chromate transporter is translated as MNAPISDDGNSQRDGPRADALFASPKPTLGELFGAFFMIGLTGFGGVLPWARRMLVERRGWLTDREFAEVLPLAQLLPGPNVSNIATIIGRKYHGALGAVTGVCGLYLAPTIITVGVGYAYASWGNAAVTTHLLAGLMPVATGLVIATVLKLLVSLPRDLRNLVLVVAMFVAVGLLKLPLLPVLAVLGPFGSWLMWRALHAEALTKPRAE
- a CDS encoding NAD(P)H-dependent oxidoreductase gives rise to the protein MNILIVYAHPEPRSLNGSLKDFSIKRLEDAGHTVQVSDLYAMNWKASLDQDDSIDRPAGTRFDPSHESRLAFESGRQSQDIVLEQNKLRWADALILQFPLWWFSMPAILKGWVERVYAYGFAYGVGEHSDSHWGDRYGEGSMTGKRAMLIVTTGGWESHYGPRGINGPIDDVLFPIQHGILYYPGFDVLPPFVVYRTSRMDDERFLETCDKLGQRLDDLWNTNPIPYRQQNAGEYDIPECTLRPEIAPEQVGFAAHIA
- a CDS encoding LysR family transcriptional regulator, which translates into the protein MPGITVNNLRRLDLNLLVTLDVLLSEHNVTRAAERLNFSQPSVSVHLAKLRDIFGDPLLLPGPRGMRPTARAESLREPLRQALEALERTVAPASPFDPATASHTWRVAAADYGESTILLPVLAGLRSAAPGTRLAVVEMFPSRIARQAERGEIDLAFHTSEGSPAGLHRRVLFAERYVLVGRAGHPRLKRRPTLAQFCELEHVIVSQDGAGFRGVTDEVLAEAGMSRRVVLSVPHFLFMMSVLASTDLVAMLPSRLTRNTPTLRVVEPPLEVSGYEMAMLWHERSHRDPAHRWLRDYIADSV